One Novipirellula galeiformis DNA segment encodes these proteins:
- a CDS encoding BBP7 family outer membrane beta-barrel protein gives MRTKKPDRGVYRPPMAVATDDVAQSPSSEGGEVIRNQRSPAPVTTSTPVTTTATRSTAPAKLIAVPLEDTNGNVADQTDEDRRSAGSAAPTLVPRQAKLRQVGHNDVVLMDPTPHGIVGEEVIVEGEAWPTPIETWSDQGGEFYEGDYHQGGYGEVGCGVEGYGCDHYGCDGYGCDGYGCDSLGCGQCGSGQWSNASLVFRRDRWFANFELLLMFRSGDFLPPLFTTGPASATKPGSLANANTRVLAGGGQVLNELTAGGRITLGTWLDDCRSRSMVFRGWGAGDETYNFNADQLTTPIITRPFLNVTNDPAAQDTQVVATPGVTTSGFANVHATSELYGADFSIRQHAYSRFGGTVDLLYGYQYMHLSEGLTTSSTSTAAAGSPAPLGSIISISDSFDAENNFHGGQIGIASRYREGCWSFNSLFKVAAGNLRRESRLAGQTEAQNGLVTDTRPTGLLVRSTNAGTRTDDTFAWVPEIDLSLGWRYFPRFDVTVGYHIIAMTEAIQVSGLIDNQLASNLDDTPTGSMRPSAEMDDQTFYVHGIHFGLQYVY, from the coding sequence GTGCGTACCAAAAAGCCCGATCGAGGCGTCTATCGTCCTCCCATGGCGGTTGCGACCGACGATGTGGCTCAGTCGCCCTCGAGCGAAGGGGGCGAAGTGATTCGCAATCAACGCTCGCCCGCGCCTGTGACCACGTCTACGCCTGTGACTACGACTGCGACACGATCGACAGCCCCGGCAAAGTTGATTGCGGTTCCGCTTGAGGACACGAACGGAAACGTTGCAGATCAAACGGATGAGGATCGTAGAAGTGCTGGTTCGGCGGCGCCAACGTTGGTGCCCCGTCAAGCCAAACTTCGCCAAGTCGGTCACAACGACGTCGTTTTAATGGATCCAACGCCGCACGGGATCGTGGGCGAAGAGGTGATCGTTGAGGGAGAGGCTTGGCCGACGCCGATTGAAACATGGTCCGACCAGGGCGGTGAGTTCTACGAAGGGGACTACCACCAGGGTGGCTATGGCGAAGTCGGTTGCGGCGTGGAAGGCTACGGCTGCGATCATTACGGCTGCGATGGCTACGGCTGCGATGGCTACGGCTGCGATTCGCTGGGGTGTGGCCAATGTGGTTCGGGCCAGTGGTCCAATGCAAGTTTGGTCTTCCGTCGTGATCGGTGGTTTGCCAACTTTGAATTGTTGTTGATGTTCCGCAGCGGCGATTTTTTGCCGCCGTTATTCACGACCGGCCCCGCCTCGGCAACCAAGCCGGGCAGTCTTGCCAATGCTAACACGCGTGTATTGGCGGGCGGCGGCCAGGTGTTGAACGAGTTGACCGCGGGTGGCCGAATCACGCTGGGGACTTGGTTGGATGATTGCCGATCCCGCAGCATGGTGTTTCGTGGTTGGGGTGCAGGCGACGAAACTTACAATTTCAACGCGGACCAATTAACCACTCCGATCATCACGCGTCCCTTTTTGAACGTGACGAACGACCCTGCCGCACAGGACACTCAAGTGGTCGCGACGCCAGGGGTCACCACGTCGGGGTTTGCCAACGTGCACGCGACCAGCGAACTTTACGGTGCCGATTTTTCGATTCGCCAGCACGCGTATTCACGCTTTGGTGGTACCGTGGATCTGTTGTACGGTTATCAATACATGCACTTGAGCGAAGGTTTGACCACGTCAAGCACTTCCACTGCGGCAGCGGGCAGCCCCGCTCCGTTGGGCTCGATCATCTCGATCAGCGATTCGTTTGATGCCGAGAACAACTTCCACGGCGGCCAGATCGGGATCGCCTCTCGCTATCGCGAAGGATGCTGGTCGTTCAACAGTTTGTTCAAGGTCGCGGCGGGGAATTTGCGACGAGAATCACGCCTTGCCGGGCAAACGGAGGCCCAGAATGGGCTGGTGACAGATACCCGGCCCACCGGCTTGCTGGTTCGCAGTACGAATGCGGGGACACGCACGGACGATACGTTTGCTTGGGTGCCTGAAATCGACTTGTCGCTCGGGTGGCGCTACTTCCCTCGCTTTGACGTGACGGTGGGCTATCACATCATCGCGATGACCGAGGCGATTCAGGTCTCGGGCTTGATCGACAATCAACTCGCCTCGAACCTTGACGATACGCCTACCGGTTCGATGCGTCCGAGTGCGGAAATGGACGACCAGACCTTTTATGTGCATGGCATCCACTTTGGGTTGCAATACGTTTACTAA
- a CDS encoding SDR family oxidoreductase: MVSSLAGKVVAITGGGTGIGAGIARGLAMAGCNVVIGGRRIEPLDALAKSIPSEKPVLTHPIDVAEPQSVTDFFSFVRNQVGEVDILVNSAGINIQNRTMATMVPEDWDRVMQINTSGAYRCILEVLPPMRERRDGIVINISSIAGKRAIALGGVVYCASKFAMTALGTAIANEVRHEGVRVTNVYPGEVNTPILDRRPVPVTQAHKDSILQPDDIASLVVTICQLPPRAHVPEIVIKPTTQEWV, encoded by the coding sequence ATCGTGTCATCCTTAGCTGGAAAAGTCGTTGCAATTACAGGCGGTGGAACCGGTATCGGTGCCGGCATCGCTCGCGGTTTGGCCATGGCGGGTTGCAACGTCGTCATCGGCGGCCGCCGTATTGAGCCGCTCGACGCACTCGCAAAATCGATTCCAAGCGAAAAGCCTGTTTTGACGCATCCCATCGACGTCGCCGAACCGCAAAGCGTCACTGACTTTTTCAGCTTTGTTCGCAACCAAGTGGGCGAAGTGGATATTTTGGTTAACAGTGCGGGAATCAATATCCAAAACCGCACGATGGCCACCATGGTCCCCGAAGATTGGGATCGCGTCATGCAAATCAACACCTCCGGTGCGTATCGATGCATCCTCGAGGTGCTGCCCCCGATGCGTGAGCGACGCGACGGCATCGTGATCAACATCTCGTCGATCGCTGGCAAGCGAGCGATCGCACTGGGCGGCGTCGTTTACTGTGCCAGCAAGTTTGCAATGACCGCACTGGGGACGGCGATCGCCAACGAAGTGCGGCACGAAGGGGTCCGAGTGACTAATGTTTATCCGGGCGAAGTCAACACGCCGATCCTTGATCGACGTCCTGTCCCGGTAACGCAAGCCCACAAAGATTCGATCCTACAACCCGATGACATCGCATCGCTCGTCGTCACGATTTGCCAATTGCCGCCACGCGCCCACGTCCCAGAGATCGTGATTAAACCGACGACACAGGAATGGGTTTAG
- a CDS encoding DUF6655 family protein has translation MRTKHTPSLWKHTILAGLATGISVFGVGCASSKTSNTARTGTEQLLISAAIDSAFSNVQFNELAGYKVFIDEKYLDSVDKGYLVGTLRHKVFESGGHLVTAMDQADVVLEPRSGGVGTDTQESFVGIPSLGMPGLPIELPEIKFASRNTQMGTAKIGLICYDAKTGTALGSGGESTALTHNNDTYVLGIGPFRSGSVVDQRQKAVGYNGVGGSIMSTGQVAKSAPVRIIDRNEAGAPFTPAAQIADTPTPTDYFNR, from the coding sequence ATGAGAACGAAGCACACTCCATCGCTTTGGAAGCACACGATCCTAGCGGGACTGGCCACTGGAATCAGCGTCTTCGGTGTCGGATGTGCGTCGTCAAAAACGTCCAACACCGCGCGCACCGGGACCGAACAACTCTTGATTTCCGCGGCAATCGATAGCGCATTCTCCAACGTCCAGTTCAATGAATTAGCGGGCTACAAAGTCTTCATTGACGAAAAGTACCTTGATTCGGTTGATAAAGGCTACTTAGTGGGCACGCTCCGCCACAAAGTATTTGAATCCGGTGGACATCTCGTAACTGCGATGGACCAAGCCGATGTCGTGCTCGAACCGCGCAGCGGGGGTGTCGGCACGGACACCCAAGAGAGTTTTGTGGGGATCCCCTCACTCGGCATGCCAGGATTGCCGATCGAGCTTCCCGAGATCAAGTTTGCATCGCGGAACACGCAAATGGGGACCGCGAAAATCGGTCTGATTTGCTACGACGCCAAGACGGGAACCGCACTGGGAAGCGGGGGTGAATCGACCGCACTGACCCATAACAATGACACTTACGTGCTTGGAATTGGCCCCTTCCGCAGTGGATCGGTCGTCGACCAACGCCAAAAAGCGGTGGGGTACAACGGCGTCGGCGGCAGCATCATGAGCACCGGACAGGTCGCAAAAAGTGCACCGGTGCGGATCATCGATCGCAACGAGGCTGGCGCCCCCTTCACTCCCGCGGCACAAATAGCCGACACTCCCACCCCGACCGATTATTTCAATCGATAA